The sequence below is a genomic window from Actinomycetota bacterium.
TCAAGCCGTGCTCGTCGCGGACGGCCGCTGCACCGTCACCGACGAACCGCACGAGCAGCCGTTGGCTCTCGCCCCGCGGCGACGGGCCAGCCGCCAGGGCGCCGGGCGGGGCGGTCAGCACGACGGCGGCCACCAGCACCGACGCGAGCGCGCCACGGCGCGGGGACCGGCGTGCGGGACGGCTCATGGCGGCATCCGGGCAGTATGGAGCGGCGACCGAGGTACCACTGCATCGTCGGGCGCCGACCGCGTCGACTTGAGCGGCGACCCGGCGCGACCAGTAGCAGCTAGTAGTAGCAGCTAGTAGTAGCGCATGGGGTCGCGTGGGACCCCGTTGACGCGGACCTCGAAGTGGAGGTGGGGGCCGGTCGACAGGCCGGTGGAGCCCACCGCACCGATGACCTGGCCGCGTCGCACCCGCTGCCCCGCGCGGACGGCCAGGCGCGACTGGTGTGCGTACAGCGTCGCCAGCCCATCGCTGTGGGCGATCACGACGGCGTTGCCGTACCCCCCGCGCCACCCGGCGGACACGATGACCCCGTCCGCTGCGGCCACGATCCCCTGCCCGGTCGGGGCGGGGATGTCGATGCCTGCGTGCAGGCGTCGGGTGCGGTAGACGGGATGGGTGCGCCACCCGAAGCCGGACGTGACCCGGCCGGCGGTCGGCCACGCCAGCTGTCCGCTGTCGGAGGAGGGCGGCTGGGCCACCGCGGTCTGCGCCCGCGGCTGGGCGGATCGCGTCGCGGCGGTCCTGTTCACGGCGGCCTTCTCGGCAGCGGCCTTGTCGGCGGCGGCCTTGTCCGCGGCGGCCTTCGCGGCGGCGGCCCTGGCAGCTCTTGCCGCCGCGGCGCGCTGTTCGCGCGCCAGACGGGCCAGCTCCGCAGCGAGCTCGTTCTCGAGCCGCTGCGACTCCGCCTCCAGGTGCGAGACGAGACCCTCGTAGGAGCGCTGGTCGACGTGCAGGCGGCGCAGCAGATCCTGCTGGCTGGCCTGGTCGGCGGTGATCTGGGCGACCAGCCCACGCTGGTCGTCCACCAGAGATGCCTGCTCGGCCACCAGCACCCGGCGCTGTTCGGTCAGGGCTGCGACGTCCTGCCGGGCCGCCCGCGCCGCTGCCTCCTCGACCATCCGCTGCCGGCGCAGCGCCGCCACCGTCCGTTGGTGGGCCGCCACCTGCGCGCGGAGCCAGTCCAAGCGTTGCACCACCTGGTCCTGGTGAGCCAGAACCGACTTCGCCACCCGCAGACCGCGCGCGGCGTCGCTCGGCGAGTCGGTGGCGAACACGACCTGCAGCAGGCCGCCGACCTGCCCGGTACGGCCGCGCTTGAAGGCGTCGGCTGCCTGGGTCTCGAAGGTGATCTGTTCGCGGTCGAGCTCGGCCTCGGTGCGCCGCAGCTCCTCGGTCGCGGCGTCGAGCGCGCGGGTGGCCTCCCGGGTGCGCACCTGGGCGGTGGCAAGCTCACGCTCGGCTGTGGCCAGCTTCTCCTCGGCTGACGCCAACGCGTCGCGCCGCTCGGTGAGCTCGGCTTCAAGCTCCCCGAGCCGTTGGGTGCTGGCCGTCAGGCGCGCGTCGACCTCGGCCAGCGCCGCGCGCGTTTCCTCGACGGAAGTGCTGACGACCGCCAACCCCTGGTTGGCCGCTTCCAGGTCGTGTTGGGAGTCGTGGATGCGCCGACGGACGTCGTCGACCGGGGCAGCCGTCGCGTCGCCACCGGCGGTCACGGCCACCAGCGCAGCCAGGGCGGCGACCACGATCCGCCGTCGTGCCACACCACCCCCAAGACCCGACACGGTCCCCACTACCCGTCCGACCCGTCGAAGGCAAGCAGCCGCCGACGGGTACCGCAACTGCAGGCCGCCCCCCGCTACGGTGCGGCCGTGCCCACCGTGCTGGCTGTCGACGGCAACTCCCTCGCGCACCGCGCCTGGCATGCGCTGATCGACGAACGCGACAGCGGACCGTGGCTGGCCGGCGGCGTGGTCCGCATGCTCGGCAGCGTCTGGCGGTACGGCCGGTACGCCGGTGTGGTCGTCGCCTTCGACGCACCCGACAGCATCCGCAAAGCACGCCACCCGGGATACAAGGCGAGCCGCCCCACCCCCGACCCCGCCTTCGTGGGACAGCTGCGGAACCTGGCGCACCTGCTGGCGGCGTGCGGGTTCACGGTCCTGTCGACACCGGGCCACGAAGCCGATGACCTGCTCGCGGCGACGGTGGCCGGTGCCGGCATCGCCGACGTGCGCACCACGCTGGTGTCCTCCGACCGCGACCTGCTGGCGTTGGTGTCGGATCGGGCGACGCTGCTGCGGCCCAGACGTACGATGGCTGATCTGGCCGTGTACGACCCGGCTGCGGTGCGCGCCGAGTTCGGAGTCGAACCCACCCAGTACCTCGAGCTGGCCGCCCTGCGCGGAGATCCCTCCGACGACCTTCCGGGCGTGCCGGGCGTCGGGCAGCGCACCGCGGCCCGGCTGCTGCGATCCTGGGGGTCGGTGGGTGCGCTGTACGCCGGGATCCGCGACCTGCCCCCCGACCTGGCAGCACGGCTGCGCGACAGCCGGGGCGACGTCGAACGCAACCTCGAGCTGATGGCCCCGTTGGCACAGGCGCCGGTCGACCTGGCCGCGACGCTCGCGAACGGTGTTGACCTCGCCGAGGTGCGACGGGTACTGGCCCCGGTCGGTCTGGGACCCGCCGCCGACGCCTTCCGCCGAGCCGTGGAACGCGGCCCGCTCCCGCCGATGCCTCCCCCACCGCTGGAACCCCCGCCGGGCACCGCTGCGGCCGATCCGCCCGCGCCCCGCGCACCGCTGCACCTCGACGGGATCCAGGCTGCACTGTTCTCGTGACCGACGTCTGAAGCGGCCACGACGACGCTCACGACGGCCCGTGGCGCCACCCAGGCGCTTCGCGCCACGCTGGTCGTCCCGACCGGTCGCAGGCTGGCAAGCTGTGCGCATCCGACAGGAGTCGCTCGAGATGTTCCTGCGACGTTCGCGTCAGGACCTGGTCCGGGCGGCAGCACGGCTCGGCGTCCGCAGCCAGCGGGTCGTCGCCGCCATGCGTGCGGTGGACCGTGCCGGGTTCGTCCCGCCCGGGCGGGAGCGCCTCGCCTACCGCGACCGCCCGATCCTGATCGACCGCCGTCAGGCCACGCCCCAGCCTTCGATCGTCGCGCTGATGATCCAGGCGCTGGAGCTCGACGGTGACGAGCGGGTGCTCGAGGTCGGGACCGGTGTGGGCTACCAGGCCGCGCTGCTGGCTCGTCTCGCCCGGGACGTCTTCAGCGTCGAGCGGTCCGAGGACCTGGCCGAACAGGCCCGCAGCAACCTCGCCCACGCCGAGATCGCCAACGTCACCGTCGTGACCGACGACCCGACGCGGGGTCTGCCCGAGTACGCCCCGTTCGACGCGATCCTGGTGTCCGCAGCCGCGCCGGAGGTCGCGCAGCCGCTCGGGGAACAGTTGGTCGACGGCGGCCGGCTGGTGATGCCGATCGGGCCCGGCGGCGAGGACCTCGTCACCCTCTTCGTGCGCCAGGAGGGCCGGCTGCGTCGGGTGCGGGTCCTGACAGCCGCGAGCTTCGCACCACTGCGGTGACCGCGCGCGCCCGCCTCGCGCCCGGCGTCACGCGTCGATGCGGCGGACCGGGATGAACCCCGACAGCGTCGTCCCGCCCCCGTTGGCCGAGTGCACCTCGAGGCCGCCTCCCTGGGCGTCGAGCCGGTCGGCCATGTTCTGCAGCCCGGCGCCCCGCGGGGTCGTGACGGGATCGAAACCCCGCCCGTCGTCCGTGACCCAGAACAGCAGCCGGTCGCCGTCGTCGCGCAGGTGGATGGTGGCTGCCGTGGCGTCGGCGTACTTGGCGATGTTCTGTAGGGCCTCCAGGCAGCAGAAGTACACCGCCGCCTCGGCGTCCTGCGGGTAGCGGCCGAGGTCCTGGGCGTCGACGTGGACCCGCACGGCCGCCTTGGCCGCTTGGCTCTCCAGGGCGGCCCCCAGCCCCCGATCGGCCAGGAGCGGAGGGTAGATCCCCCGGGCGAGGTCCCGGAGGGTGACGATCGCCTCGGCGGTGTCCTCACCGAGCTGGTGGAGGAACGGGGCGACCGGCTTGCCCTGCTCGGCCAGACGCTCGGCGAGGGCCAGCTTCACCTTCAACGCCACCAGCTGCTGCTGCGCCCCATCGTGGAGGTTGCGCTCCAGGCGCCGGCGGGCCTCATCCTGTGCGGCCACCAGGCGCTTCCGCGATGCGCGCAGGTCGTCGAGGCGGTCGAGGAGCTCGGCGGTCAGGCGCACCGTCCGGAACACCTGCGCCGCCTGGTCGGCCAACGCGCGCAGCAACCCCTCCTCGATCGGCGCGAGCGTCTCCTGCCCCGGGAGCGTCACGCTCAGCGCGCCGAGGAGTTCCTGGTTGTGGCGGACCGCGACGGCGGCGGTGGTGCCAGGCAGTTCCGGCAGGATCCCACCGTCGATGCCGACCGGGTCGCGGCCCTCGGCGTCGCCCGGCCAGGCCGCAGCCGGGCGGAGTTCCCCGCCGACAACCAGCCACACGTCGGCGCGGGTGGCGGTGGTCCCGGTGGCGAGGATCTGCGCCATCCGTGACAGCTTCTGGTCGGTGGTCACCGACTCGGCCATCTGCTCGGAGAAGTCGGCCAGGACCTCGTAGGGGGTGGCGCGCCGGCCGTAGACCAGGCGGTTGGCGACCGTCTTCAACCGTTCCTTGGCCGGCTCGAACGCCACCGCCACGACACCGGTGGCCAGCACCGACAGCGCCAGGTTGTTGCCCTGGGCGCCGACCAGCCAACCCAGGCCGACGACCACGCCGACGTAGACGGCGGTCACGAAGCCGGCCAGCGCCCCGTACACCAGCGTGCGCGTGATCACCCGGTCGATGTTCCACAGCCGGAACCGCACCAGTCCCACGAACAACGCAGCCGGGATGATCGCGAAGACCGGCTGGAAGACGCGGAACAGCGCCACCGGGATGATGTCGAGGGGACGGCCCTGGTAGGCCTCGAATGCCGACCCGGCGACGCCGCGCTGCAGCACGTACACGCCCAGCAGCAGGGCCGGGAGCAGCGCCCAGAACAGGGTCCGTGCCTGCAGGCGGTCGGCGTCGGTCCGGGCGGTGCGGTAGCGGTAGGCCTGCGCCGCCACCCCCACCGCCGGGGTGACCAGCCCGAAGACCAAGATGACGGCCAACACCCGCGAGGTGCCGCGGATGGCGACCGCACCCATGAC
It includes:
- a CDS encoding M23 family metallopeptidase, giving the protein MNRTAATRSAQPRAQTAVAQPPSSDSGQLAWPTAGRVTSGFGWRTHPVYRTRRLHAGIDIPAPTGQGIVAAADGVIVSAGWRGGYGNAVVIAHSDGLATLYAHQSRLAVRAGQRVRRGQVIGAVGSTGLSTGPHLHFEVRVNGVPRDPMRYY
- a CDS encoding protein-L-isoaspartate(D-aspartate) O-methyltransferase, whose protein sequence is MFLRRSRQDLVRAAARLGVRSQRVVAAMRAVDRAGFVPPGRERLAYRDRPILIDRRQATPQPSIVALMIQALELDGDERVLEVGTGVGYQAALLARLARDVFSVERSEDLAEQARSNLAHAEIANVTVVTDDPTRGLPEYAPFDAILVSAAAPEVAQPLGEQLVDGGRLVMPIGPGGEDLVTLFVRQEGRLRRVRVLTAASFAPLR